The following are encoded together in the Anoplopoma fimbria isolate UVic2021 breed Golden Eagle Sablefish chromosome 13, Afim_UVic_2022, whole genome shotgun sequence genome:
- the si:dkeyp-117b11.1 gene encoding B-cell linker protein: MSMSFFGKLKNLHNGPPAPARGTDDNAGFEWPQEDFDDDDDDGDTYEVPPCERHTAKVPRRPVEENVYLERQPKPTPPHRQAALPPRPAKSSKQRAEDFSFDTKTKKAPEIDRTEKPGRKMMPPPMVRSAPLPDPASNTEEDVYLDPNEEQEDDDDLYLEPSAACPPATRAPMRMPPSPSPSAGLVPSATPMMKPPVPRAQSSSVLSSLNESNTAPSVEVRRATLPKLPPPTPGMKPPLPANLKEAKQSLLNPPVADTKPAASSGGMKATKPYRNEDKEWFAEDCNRKTAEDHLLRVNKDGAFLIRHSSAQSGRQPYTLAVLYQQKVYNIPIRFLEETRGYALGKEGKKNEEIFGALDEMISHYNNNQLLLIDSMSQAKRTTYLTYPARP, translated from the exons AGCTTCTTTGGGAAACTTAAGAACCT ACACAATGGACCTCCAGCTCCAGCCAGGGGGACAG atgACAATGCAGGGTTTGAGTGGCCACAGGAGGACTTT gatgatgacgatgatgacgGTGACACGTATGAAGTGCCTCCCTGTGAGCGCCACACTGCGAAAGTCCCACGGCGACCAGTGGAGGAGAACGTCTATCTGG AGAGGCAGCCCAAACCCACACCTCCACACAGGCAGGCGGCTCTCCCACCCAGACCAGCCAAATCCTCG AAACAACGTGCTGAAGATTTCTCCTTTGATACCAAAACCAAGAAAG CACCTGAGATAGACAGAACTGAGAAACCCGGGAGAAAGATGATGCCTCCCCCGATGGTCcgctctgctcctcttccagATCCTGCGTCCAACACAGAGGAAG ATGTATATCTGGATCCAAATGAAGAACAG GAAGACGACGATGACCTGTATTTAGAACCTTCAGCTG CTTGCCCTCCGGCCACTCGTGCGCCGATGAGGATGCCTCCGTCTCCGTCTCCCAGTGCTGGACTTGTACCTTCTGCCACACCCAT gatgAAGCCTCCGGTTCCAAGAGCTcagtct AGTTCAGTCTTGTCTTCCTTGAACGAGTCAAATACGG CTCCTTCAGTCGAAGTGAGACGCGCCACGCTTCCCAAACTCCCCCCACCGACTCCCGGCATGAAGCCCCCTCTGCCGGCCAACCTGAAGGAAGCCAAACAAAG CCTTCTGAATCCTCCTGTTGCAGACACTAAACCGGCTG CCTCCTCTGGTGGTATGAAGGCGACCAAACCATACAGGAACGAG GACAAAGAGTGGTTTGCTGAGGATTGCAACAGGAAGACGGCCGAGGATCACTTGCTGAGGGTCAACAAG GATGGAGCCTTTCTCATACGACACAGTTCAGCCCAGAGTGGACGCCAGCCGTACACTCTCGCCGTGCTCTACCAGCAGAAGGTCTACAACATTCCCATCCGCTTCCTGGAGGAGACTCGAGGTTACGCCCTTGGTAAAGAGGGCAAGAAGAACGAAGAG ATTTTCGGCGCCCTGGACGAGATGATTTCTCACTACAACAATAACCAGCTGCTTCTGATAGACAGCATGAGTCAGGCCAAGCGCACGACTTATTTAACGTATCCTGCTCGCCCTTAA